The following are encoded together in the Nocardioides okcheonensis genome:
- a CDS encoding carbamate kinase, which produces MRVLLALGGNAMTNADGRARPEDQIAAAQVAMAAVAGLIEHDHEVVVTHGNGPQVGNLLVKNELAAAVVPPVPLDWCGAQTQGTLGFVLMDALDDELARRGVARRSAALVTRTLVDGDDPGFTTPTKPIGRHLPEAEARLLVEHGETWQDRGEKGWRRVVASPEPLEILDAPAALALIEAGFVVVANGGGGIPVVRREDGTLHGVEAVIDKDLGAALLARTTEADALVIATDVAHAVVGWGTPEARDVGTVTLDEMRAYAAEGHFASGSMGPKVDAVCRFVEQTGRRGIITSLDQITAAVAGEAGTVVLPTPSGG; this is translated from the coding sequence ATGAGGGTCCTGCTCGCACTCGGCGGAAACGCCATGACGAACGCCGACGGCCGTGCCCGGCCCGAGGACCAGATCGCCGCCGCGCAGGTCGCGATGGCCGCGGTCGCGGGCCTGATCGAGCACGACCACGAGGTCGTCGTCACCCACGGCAACGGCCCCCAGGTCGGCAACCTGCTGGTCAAGAACGAGCTCGCCGCAGCCGTCGTCCCGCCGGTGCCGCTCGACTGGTGCGGCGCCCAGACCCAGGGCACCCTCGGCTTCGTCCTCATGGACGCCCTCGACGACGAGCTTGCCCGCCGCGGCGTCGCGCGTCGCAGCGCCGCCCTGGTCACCCGCACGCTCGTCGACGGCGACGACCCCGGCTTCACCACCCCGACCAAGCCGATCGGACGCCACCTCCCCGAGGCCGAGGCCCGCCTGCTCGTCGAGCACGGCGAGACCTGGCAGGACCGCGGCGAGAAGGGCTGGCGCCGGGTCGTGGCCTCGCCCGAGCCCCTCGAGATCCTCGACGCGCCCGCCGCCCTCGCGCTCATCGAGGCCGGGTTCGTCGTGGTCGCCAACGGCGGCGGCGGCATCCCCGTCGTGCGCCGCGAGGACGGCACGCTCCACGGCGTCGAGGCCGTCATCGACAAGGACCTCGGCGCCGCGCTGCTCGCCCGCACCACCGAGGCCGACGCGCTCGTCATCGCCACCGACGTGGCCCACGCCGTCGTCGGCTGGGGCACCCCGGAGGCCCGCGACGTCGGCACCGTGACGCTCGACGAGATGCGGGCCTACGCCGCCGAGGGCCACTTCGCCTCCGGCTCGATGGGCCCCAAGGTCGACGCCGTCTGCCGCTTCGTCGAGCAGACCGGCCGGCGGGGCATCATCACCAGCCTCGACCAGATCACCGCAGCGGTCGCCGGCGAGGCCGGCACCGTCGTCCTCCCCACCCCCTCCGGTGGTTGA
- the bar gene encoding barbiturase codes for MPSAIEVRKVPIHSVADASELTKLIDEGVIAADRVFAIIGKTEGNGGVNDYTRIIADRAFREALVAKGADPEQVKGVPIVWSGGTDGVISPHATIFATTDVPEDDPSREEMRLTAGFAMSEAILPEEIGYTAMIEKVAAGVKVAMERAGITDPADVHYVQTKTPLLTIHTIRDAKSRGKTVWTEHTHESMDLSNGVTGLGIAVALGEIEMPTDADVMHNRELYSSVASCSSGVELDQAQIVVVGNAKGVGGRYRIGHSVMKDALDSDGIWEAIRSAGLDLPERPRTDDLDGKLVNVFLKCEASQDGMVRGRRNAMLDDSDVHWHRQIKSCVGGVTAAVTGDPAVFVSVSAAHQGPEGGGPVAAIVDLG; via the coding sequence ATGCCCAGTGCGATCGAAGTCCGCAAGGTGCCCATCCACTCCGTGGCCGACGCCTCGGAGCTGACCAAGCTCATCGACGAGGGCGTCATCGCCGCCGACCGCGTCTTCGCGATCATCGGCAAGACCGAGGGCAACGGCGGCGTCAACGACTACACGCGCATCATCGCCGACCGTGCGTTCCGTGAGGCGCTGGTCGCCAAGGGGGCCGACCCCGAGCAGGTCAAGGGCGTGCCGATCGTGTGGTCCGGCGGCACCGACGGCGTGATCAGCCCCCACGCCACGATCTTCGCCACCACCGACGTACCCGAGGACGACCCGTCGCGCGAGGAGATGCGGCTCACCGCGGGCTTCGCGATGAGCGAGGCGATCCTGCCCGAGGAGATCGGCTACACCGCGATGATCGAGAAGGTCGCCGCGGGCGTGAAGGTCGCGATGGAGCGCGCCGGCATCACCGACCCGGCCGACGTCCACTACGTCCAGACCAAGACCCCGCTGCTGACCATCCACACCATCCGCGACGCCAAGTCGCGCGGCAAGACCGTGTGGACCGAGCACACCCACGAGTCGATGGACCTGTCCAACGGCGTCACCGGCCTCGGCATCGCGGTCGCACTCGGCGAGATCGAGATGCCCACCGACGCCGACGTGATGCACAACCGCGAGCTCTACTCCTCGGTGGCGTCCTGCTCCTCGGGCGTCGAGCTCGACCAGGCCCAGATCGTCGTGGTCGGCAACGCCAAGGGCGTCGGCGGTCGCTACCGCATCGGCCACTCGGTGATGAAGGACGCGCTCGACTCCGACGGCATCTGGGAGGCCATCCGCTCCGCCGGCCTCGACCTGCCCGAGCGGCCCCGCACCGACGACCTCGACGGCAAGCTGGTCAACGTCTTCCTCAAGTGCGAGGCCAGCCAGGACGGCATGGTCCGCGGTCGCCGCAACGCCATGCTCGACGACTCCGACGTGCACTGGCACCGCCAGATCAAGTCGTGCGTCGGCGGCGTGACCGCGGCCGTCACCGGCGACCCCGCCGTGTTCGTCTCCGTCTCGGCCGCCCACCAGGGCCCCGAGGGCGGCGGCCCGGTCGCGGCCATCGTCGACCTCGGCTGA